In Esox lucius isolate fEsoLuc1 chromosome 6, fEsoLuc1.pri, whole genome shotgun sequence, the following proteins share a genomic window:
- the plaub gene encoding plasminogen activator, urokinase b, with product MAKCTLLLILTTAMSMVAQTKAGSLRLKRLTLLDFPNRGSDGFCHHGGTPVSSLFGKYFFCLCSAGYGGKHCELDTSATCYTGTGIFYRGKMSQSETGRRCLQWDRPTRKHLTESDINSGRHNYCRNLEYKWRPWCFVLKGGKRVQEYCDIPRCGFQTGPLAAGHIFAEPIVPVTESPLMESHITESPLMEATCGQRLGKQMKIVGGTVAAVESHPWIAAIFWKGRQNTERVFRCGGSLISSCWVLTAAHCFPDGSKTMGHSLFVTLGKTAINETDVTKEQTFQVEEVIVHKEFDNSEGNFNNDIALLKLQPIDGQCAEETGSVRTVCLPAANWALRKGTSCEIAGYGKEKEGLWYNSQYLREAKVALLARDVCSDKEYYGNMITENMVCAGKPDWSQDACKGDSGGPMVCEVDNRMFLFGIVSWGEGCSRAFRPGVYTAVTNYNDWIEENTGLSYGEP from the exons ATGGCAAAGTGTACTTTGTTGCTGATTTTGACAACAGCCATGTCGATGGTGGCACAGACAAAGGCG GGTTCGCTCAGACTGAAAAGACTGACTCTTTTAGATTTTCCCAATCGTGGATCAG ATGGCTTCTGCCATCATGGTGGTACTCCTGTGTCCTCCTTGTTTGGGAAGTACTTTTTCTGCTTGTGTTCAGCTGGTTACGGTGGCAAGCACTGTGAGCTAG ATACATCAGCCACCTGCTACACAGGGACAGGGATCTTCTACAGAGGAAAGATGTCTCAGTCAGAGACTGGACGTAGGTGTCTGCAGTGGGACCGACCAACCAGAAAACACCTGACAGAGTCGGATATCAACTCTGGGAGACACAACTACTGCAG GAATCTGGAGTACAAATGGCGTCCGTGGTGTTTTGTCCTGAAAGGGGGCAAGAGGGTGCAGGAGTATTGTGACATTCCTCGCTGTGGTTTCCAGACAG GTCCACTTGCTGCTGGCCATATATTTGCTGAGCCTATTGTACCAGTAACAG AGTCACCTCTCATGGAGTCCCATATCACAGAGTCCCCTCTCATGGAAGCCACATGTGGCCAGCGTCTTGGGAAGCAAATGAAGATCGTTGGAGGGACAGTTGCTGCTGTGGAATCCCACCCATGGATTGCAGCCATTTTCTGGAAGGGCAGGCAGAATACTGAGAGGGTGTTCCGATGTGGAGGGAGCCTGATTTCTTCCTGTTGGGTGCTGACTGCTGCCCACTGCTTCCCTGATGG TTCTAAAACCATGGGCCACAGCCTTTTTGTCACTCTGGGGAAGACTGCCATCAACGAGACCGATGTCACCAAAGAAcagacttttcaggtggaagaaGTTATTGTTCACAAAGAGTTCGACAACAGTGAAGGCAATTTCAACAATGACATTG CTCTCCTGAAGTTACAGCCCATAGATGGCCAGTGTGCTGAGGAGACCGGCTCCGTTCGgactgtgtgtctgcctgcagCAAACTGGGCCCTGAGGAAGGGTACCTCCTGTGAGATTGCTGGCTACGGAAAAGAGAAGGAGG GTTTATGGTACAATTCACAATATCTGAGGGAGGCGAAGGTTGCCCTGTTGGCCCGGGATGTGTGCTCAGATAAAGAGTATTATGGAAACATGATCACAGAAAACATGGTCTGTGCTgggaaaccagactggagtcAAGATGCGTGCAAa GGGGATTCTGGGGGACCCATGGTGTGTGAGGTTGACAACCGGATGTTCCTCTTTGGAATCGTCAGTTGGGGAGAGGGGTGTTCCCGAGCCTTCCGGCCAGGCGTGTACACAGCAGTGACCAATTACAATGACTGGATAGAAGAGAATACAGGCCTATCGTACGGAGAGCCATGA